GTTTATCTTATAAAGTCGTTTAGTTTACTTTTAGTGCTTGCTTCAATAGTCTGGGAGACTGTTGAAGGGTATAATGATACAGCAGATGTATTCTGCGTCAATAGTCGCAGGCATAACTGAAGTTAGGCAAGACGAGTTAACGAAGTAATAAAAGATAAACCATATGACGATAATTGGAGGAACATAATGTTTAAAGCAATGGAAGTATATTTGGTAACCAATGGTAACGGATTTGAAGCCATCGAATTTTACAAAAATGCCCTCGGTGCAACAGTTGAGCAAGTAAATTTGTTCAAGGATTTCTTGCCAGATTGTCCAGCTGAATTGGAAAATCATGTGATGAATGCACAATTCCGCTTGCCAAACGGTCAACGTTTCATGCTTTCTGATAACAATCCAGAAATGCCTTACTCAGTAGGCGACAACATCACCGTTGCCCTTATCACTGATGATGCTGAAACAGCTAAGGATTGCTACGACAAATTGTCAGTAGATGCTAAAGCCATCAACATGGAGTTGCAGGCAGTGCCATGGTCACCGGCCTACGGAAATGTTACGGACAAATTCGGCATCACATGGCAATTCAACGCAGAAGTTGAAGGCTATGGGGCGGAATACTACGCAGAAGAAAACTAAACACACAAAAAGTTCGGAGCAAATGTTCCGAACTTTTTTGGTTTCTGAAAACCACTAGCTATGCTAGTGGTTCCGTAGAGCTTCCAGCGTGGTATTAAAAAGACCTCCTAAAATGATATGATAGAAGTGGTTTCCCCGCCACTACATCACATCACAAAGGAGGTACCTCATGAGAGAGGATACAGAAAGTTTATCACATACGAAGTAGAATTGTAAATATCATATTGTTTTTTTCCAAAAATATCGTCGCCAAATCATTTATGGCAAGTACAAAGCTAGTATCGGAAAGATTATCCGAGATTTGTGTGAGAGAAAAGGGGTTACTATTCATGAAGCGAATGCTTGTTCTGATCATATCCACATGCTCGTCAGTATTTCACCCAAGCTCAGTATCGCACATTTTATGGGCTACTTGAAATGTAAGAGCAGTTTGATGATTTTTGACAAACATGCCAATCTAAAATACAAGTATGGAAACAGATCTTTTGGTGTTGAGGGTATTATGTTGATACGGTTGGACGAAACCAAAAGATAATTGCCGAATACATTCAAAATCAAATACAGGAAGACAGGGTAGCGGATCAGTTAACTTTGTTTGAGACTGTAGATCCGTTCACTGGCGAACCAAATAGGAAGAAGTAACTGAGGTGCTTTAGCACCTGCTCGAGAAAGTGGTGCGCGAGGAAATCATTTCAGTGGGTCTTTGACCCTGGCCGGAAAAAGCGGCTTATAGCCGCAGAGCAAACCACCAGTTCACACTGGTTGTTTTAATTTATATATTATCAATAACTAGTGACTAACCATAACTGGTTGAGTATAATGTTCATGTAGAGTCCTGCCAGCTTGCTCAATGAACTCATCAAGGTAGGACGGTGATTGGATAGTTGGGTTTCGATAAAAGACAAATTCAATAGTGAAGGATGGCTCAGCAATTTCATAAATGCTGCATTTGTTAAAGTTACTAGGTATAGTTACAACCTTTGGTAGAAACATATTCCCAATTCCTTTTTTGACCATGCCAATTGCTGTGTACGTATTTGAGGTTTCATGGATACAATTGATTGATATATTTTCTTGAAAATACGCAGTATCAATAATTTTTCTAAAAACATAGTGTTCATTCAATAATATGACAGGCAAGTTATGAAGTTGTTTCAAATCCAATGAATTTTTTAGTAGCTCGCGCTGTCTAGTTGGTTGGAAGAGAGAGGATGATTCGGAAGCGATGAGACACATGCTGGAGTCAAAAACGTGGATTGTTTCAAAGTTGCTGTCCTCATTTCCGATACCAAATAGGAGGTCTAAATCGCCTTCATTTAGCATATTTAGAAGGACTTTTGAAGTATTTTCAACGAATTTAAATTCTACCTTGTCCATTGTATTTGTAACGATAGGATAAATAGCTGGTAGAAAAATAGGAGATAACATGGGGTTGATGCCGATACGCAACAGTCCCTTTTTTTCTTTGGCAATAGAGGATAATTGATCCAACATAACGCTGTGAAGTACGTCCACTTTCTCTAAAAAGGCTAAATAAATTTCACCAGCCTGAGTTAATTTCATTTCGCGATAGCGGCGTTCAAATAGTTTAGCTCCTAACTCCTCTTCAATTTCTTTTAATATTCTAGAAATATAGGGCTGTGTTACATAGAGTGATTCGGCAGCAGCTGTGATGCTTCCTAAGGAAATGATGGCTTCAATGATGCTTTTTTTAGAAATACTCGACATTTATACACCTCCATTTTTTTAATTGTTTTAAATTATATTAACATTTTACCATAATGATTTTGTTATGGAAAGCATTCTGTTTTGGCATTTCACAAAGTTACTATATCGTATTATAATTTGTCTATAAAGTAAATGAAGCGCTTCCAATAATTTAATAATTCACAAACTAACAATTATAAACATGCATAAACTTATTTTTTTAGAACATGGAGGAAATCAATGGATCCTGGACTTATCAGTCTGATAGGGGTTCTCCTATCGTTAAGTCTTCTTATTTACCTTGCTTATAAGGGCTTTCCAATACTTTTTCTAAGTATTATCAGTATGTTGCCAATGATTCTTTTATCTGGCGGAAATATAAACGAGTTGATACAGGAAAATTATATGACTGGCTTTGCAAATTTTGCTCAGCGAAACTGGCTCATTTTCTTCTTCTCAGCAGTATTCGGTCAGATGATGGGAGATTCTGGAGCAGCAAAAGTGATTGCTTATACTTTTGCAGGATTTGCTCGGAAATTTCCAGGTAAGGAGCAACTAGTTGCAATTTTGACCCTGATTTTCATTTCATCGACCTTATCATATGGTGGCATATCGGTCTATGTCTTGGTCTTTACAATGGTAGCTATTTCTAAGGAAATATTTCAAGAGCTAGATATCCCTTGGCACATGTACACTTGTAATGGATTAGCTGCTGGAGTTATTACTATGTCGATGATACCTGGAACACCCTCGATTCAAAATATTATGCCTACGGAGTATCTGGGGACTACGACCATGGCCGCCCCTATACTTGGCTTAATTCTTGCCGTCTTGGCTTTGATAATGGGTGTCGGCTATATCGAATTTCGTTTGAGGCAGGCTCAAAAAAGGGGAGAAGGATTTTATAAGACTGGTTATAGGATTGCAGAGTCAGATATCAAAACTGAGACAGATATTCCTAATATTCCATTATGGCTTTGTTTCTTGCCTTCGATTGTCTTGTTCCTTTTTATGAATATCTTGAAATTCTCGCCACCTATTAGTCTACTCATTACTATTACAGTGACTTACTTGCTGTTCTACAAGCACTTGAAAGGAATTTTTGCTACTATTCAAAAAGCGACCACAAACACCTTGAATGCAGTAGGAGCTACTTGTTCAGTGGTTGGTTTTGGTACAGTGGTGGCGGCTCTACCGGCCTTTCAGTACATCATTTCCGGTCTGGATAAGATTCCTGGTCCGCCTGTAGTCCAGTTGGTCATCGCAGTTAACATTGCTTCCGCAATTACCGGATCATCAGCAGGTGGATTGGGAGTTGGCTTGCAGGTCTTTGGTCAGCGCTTTATTGATCAGGGAATTCCGGCTCCGGTCATTCATCGCCTAGCAGTTGTCTCTGCTGGTGGCCTAGATTCTTTACCGCATAACGGAGTTGTTATCAATTCCTTAGCTGTTATGCGCTTGACTCACAAGGAATCTTATCTAAATACCTTTGTAACATCAGTTGTGATTCCAATTATTTGTGCCTTTGTTGGTGCAATGCTTTATCAAATGGGTATATGGTAACTTTTACCAAATTATTTAGACATTCAGAGAAACTTGAAGGGTGTGAAAATACCTTCCAATCTTTAGGAGGAAAATAAAAATGAGTGAAATTAAACGTGTTGCTGTCATCGGTTCAGGCTTAATGGGGCGTCAAATTGCCCTGAATTCAGCCCTCTATGGCTATACAGTCTTTTTGAATGATAAGAATGAAGAAGCTTTAGAAAAAGCAAAAGAGTGGACAGTCGATTATCTTAATGGACGCATTGCCAAAGGGAAGTTAACCCAAGAGCATATCGATGATGTCAATAAAGTTTTATTCTTTGAACCAGATATAAAATTAGCAGTAGAAGATGTAGATTTAGTCATTGAAGCCATTATTGAGGATCGCCAGATTAAGTTTGATTTCTTCAAAGAAGTGACTGGATTGGTAAAACCAGGTACTATTCTTGCTACAAACTCTAGTTTCATGGTGTCTTCCTTGTTCAAAGATGCTGTTAGAGAACCAGAATTGTTGGCTAATTTCCATTACTTTAATCCAGCTTTGGTAATGAAATTGGTTGAAGTAGTCAAAGGCGAACACACTTCTATGGAAACTGTTGAACGATTGATGGATTTTGCCCGCAATACTGGTAAGGACCCTGTCTTTGTTATGAAAGAAAATGATGGATTCTTAGCGAACTCAGTACTCCGTGCTGTTTCTCGTAAAGCCATGGAACTCTATGATGAAGGCATCGCATCATATCAAGATATTGATACCGCTGTTGAAAAAGGTCTCAATTATCCGATGGGCCCATTCCGCCTGATGGACTTGACCGGTGTTGACCTAGCCTACCTAGCTGCCAAACGTCAGCAAGATGAAACTGGAGAACGTCGTCCAGGTATTGAGTTGTTGGAGAAAATGTACAACGAGAAAAAATGGGGCCGTAAAACAGGCGAAGGTTTCTATAAATATACGAAATAAAATTTTAAAAAATATATTATAAAAATGGAGGAACATATTCATGTCTCAACAAGAAGTAGTGATTGTTGCCTATGGTCGCTCAGCTGTTGCTAAAGCGGGAAAGAAGGGGTTCTTGCGCCTACAACATCCGGTTGATTTTGCCGGCAAGGTTTTGGAAGGGGTGTTAGCAAAAGTACCGAATCTTCCAAAGGAAGAAATCTATGACGTTGTTGTCGGAACAGCCAAACCAGAAGCGGAACAAGGGAACAACGTCGCTCGTCTCATTGCTCTGAGAGCTGGCTTACCGTACAGTGTATCTGCTCAAACGATTAACCGTTTCTGTTCATCAGGTCTACAATCGGTTTCTACAGCAGCAAATATGATTTGGTCCGGTGAAGCAGACGTAGTAGTAGCTGGTGGTGTGGAATCTATGTCCAAACTGCCAATGACAGGAAATCCTGCTACCCGTGATCAATGGATTTCAGATAATGAACCTGGTCTTTATACGCCAATGGGAATTACAGCAGAAAATGTAGCAGAAAAATATGGTGTGACCCGTGAACAAATGGATGCTTTCGCTGTTGAAAGTCACCACCGTGCAGAGGCTGCTCAAAAAGCTGGTAAGTTTGTTGACGAAATTATCCCAGTGATTGGAAATGACCTAGAGGGCAATGAGTTTGAATTCAAAGATGACCAAGGTATTCGTTATGGTTCGACCATGGAAGCTTTAGGTGCTTTGAATCCTGTCTTTAAAGAAAATGGTACTGTAACAGCTGGACAGGCATCGCAAGTTTCAGACGGTGCAGGATTTGTAGTTCTTATGTCTCGTAAGCGGGCAGAGGAATTAAACATTAAACCGGTTGCCAAATTCCTTGGTTTCAATGTTGCAGGGGTAGATCCAAATATCATGGGAATTGGGCCAATAGAGGCAGTACCACGTTTGTTAAATCGCTTGGATGTCAAAGTAGACGATATTGATGTTATTGAATTGAACGAAGCCTTCGCAGCTCAAGCCCTTCCAATCATCGATACTCTGGGCTTTGATCCAGCTAAGGTCAATCCAAATGGTGGAGCAATCGCCCTTGGTCACCCACTTGGTGCAACAGGTGCTATCTTGATTTCAAAAACAATTTCAGAATTGAAACGAACAAAAGGCAAACTTGGATTGATTACCATGTGTATCGGTGGCGGAATGGGTGCTGCTGGTCTGATTGAACTAATCGAAGATGAGACCTAGTTTCTAGAAAGTGTGTGTGCTATGGAACTAATCAGTCTTATCGGAATGCTGTTTGGGATTGGATTCTTCATTTTCTTATGTGTGAAAGGATTTAATCTAGTACTATCAGCACTACTCTCCGCTTTTATCATTATTCTGACATCAGGCTTACCTATGTTGGAATTGCTCAAAACTGCCTGGGCACCAGGGTTTGCTTCCTTTATTCAAAACTTCTTTCTTATTTTTGCCGCTGGTGCCATTTTTGGTCGTTTGCTCAATGACGGTGGAGCATCAAAGTCTATCGCTATGGGCATCTACAGAGCTATCTCTAAATTGAAGAAGAATCAAAAGTTCTGGGCAGTTGCATTTGTACCTGTTATGTATGCCATCCTATCCTATGTTGGAGTTTCAGGCTTAGTCATTGTCTATACGGTCATTGACGTATCGGCAGAACTGTTCAAGAAATTTAATATTCCTTGGAGGCTTTATACCAATGGTGGATCGGCTGTTATTGGCGCTCTCTTTATCGGTGGGTCTCTCCAATTGACCAATATTACACCCTCTCAATTTACAGGTCAGCCTATTACAGCTGGTATGGGACTTTCCCTAATCTGTGCACTAGTTTTCTATGCCTATCAAGCTTTCTTTATCGTTTATGATTTAAAAGTTGCGGAGAAGCGTGGTGAAGGATTTGATGAAACGGGTGCTAATTTCTATGCAGGACTTGGAAA
The sequence above is a segment of the Streptococcus suis genome. Coding sequences within it:
- a CDS encoding VOC family protein yields the protein MFKAMEVYLVTNGNGFEAIEFYKNALGATVEQVNLFKDFLPDCPAELENHVMNAQFRLPNGQRFMLSDNNPEMPYSVGDNITVALITDDAETAKDCYDKLSVDAKAINMELQAVPWSPAYGNVTDKFGITWQFNAEVEGYGAEYYAEEN
- a CDS encoding LysR family transcriptional regulator, with product MSSISKKSIIEAIISLGSITAAAESLYVTQPYISRILKEIEEELGAKLFERRYREMKLTQAGEIYLAFLEKVDVLHSVMLDQLSSIAKEKKGLLRIGINPMLSPIFLPAIYPIVTNTMDKVEFKFVENTSKVLLNMLNEGDLDLLFGIGNEDSNFETIHVFDSSMCLIASESSSLFQPTRQRELLKNSLDLKQLHNLPVILLNEHYVFRKIIDTAYFQENISINCIHETSNTYTAIGMVKKGIGNMFLPKVVTIPSNFNKCSIYEIAEPSFTIEFVFYRNPTIQSPSYLDEFIEQAGRTLHEHYTQPVMVSH
- a CDS encoding GntP family permease translates to MTGFANFAQRNWLIFFFSAVFGQMMGDSGAAKVIAYTFAGFARKFPGKEQLVAILTLIFISSTLSYGGISVYVLVFTMVAISKEIFQELDIPWHMYTCNGLAAGVITMSMIPGTPSIQNIMPTEYLGTTTMAAPILGLILAVLALIMGVGYIEFRLRQAQKRGEGFYKTGYRIAESDIKTETDIPNIPLWLCFLPSIVLFLFMNILKFSPPISLLITITVTYLLFYKHLKGIFATIQKATTNTLNAVGATCSVVGFGTVVAALPAFQYIISGLDKIPGPPVVQLVIAVNIASAITGSSAGGLGVGLQVFGQRFIDQGIPAPVIHRLAVVSAGGLDSLPHNGVVINSLAVMRLTHKESYLNTFVTSVVIPIICAFVGAMLYQMGIW
- a CDS encoding 3-hydroxyacyl-CoA dehydrogenase family protein, with product MSEIKRVAVIGSGLMGRQIALNSALYGYTVFLNDKNEEALEKAKEWTVDYLNGRIAKGKLTQEHIDDVNKVLFFEPDIKLAVEDVDLVIEAIIEDRQIKFDFFKEVTGLVKPGTILATNSSFMVSSLFKDAVREPELLANFHYFNPALVMKLVEVVKGEHTSMETVERLMDFARNTGKDPVFVMKENDGFLANSVLRAVSRKAMELYDEGIASYQDIDTAVEKGLNYPMGPFRLMDLTGVDLAYLAAKRQQDETGERRPGIELLEKMYNEKKWGRKTGEGFYKYTK
- a CDS encoding thiolase family protein; the encoded protein is MSQQEVVIVAYGRSAVAKAGKKGFLRLQHPVDFAGKVLEGVLAKVPNLPKEEIYDVVVGTAKPEAEQGNNVARLIALRAGLPYSVSAQTINRFCSSGLQSVSTAANMIWSGEADVVVAGGVESMSKLPMTGNPATRDQWISDNEPGLYTPMGITAENVAEKYGVTREQMDAFAVESHHRAEAAQKAGKFVDEIIPVIGNDLEGNEFEFKDDQGIRYGSTMEALGALNPVFKENGTVTAGQASQVSDGAGFVVLMSRKRAEELNIKPVAKFLGFNVAGVDPNIMGIGPIEAVPRLLNRLDVKVDDIDVIELNEAFAAQALPIIDTLGFDPAKVNPNGGAIALGHPLGATGAILISKTISELKRTKGKLGLITMCIGGGMGAAGLIELIEDET
- a CDS encoding GntP family permease produces the protein MELISLIGMLFGIGFFIFLCVKGFNLVLSALLSAFIIILTSGLPMLELLKTAWAPGFASFIQNFFLIFAAGAIFGRLLNDGGASKSIAMGIYRAISKLKKNQKFWAVAFVPVMYAILSYVGVSGLVIVYTVIDVSAELFKKFNIPWRLYTNGGSAVIGALFIGGSLQLTNITPSQFTGQPITAGMGLSLICALVFYAYQAFFIVYDLKVAEKRGEGFDETGANFYAGLGNSSADEDLPSVLLSILPIVVMIALAGFLKVDVLYSITAGCILCVILFFKRYKALDKTITGALSSAYAPIFGVAATSAIGSVIKVVPGFALVTAGLDIFSPMTKGVLLISLVSFITATGAGAINSFGAEVNTMFTEQAGLTAATSHRLMTIAASTSISAHSPGVNNAMELAKLEYRKGIVVYLRTGLLGGVISIIVAMILIKLGIFV